In Turicibacter sanguinis, a genomic segment contains:
- a CDS encoding cation diffusion facilitator family transporter, with protein MKKKTDKQIAMRVSAVSIIGNIALSVIKLLAGIVANSGAMISDAVHSASDVISTFVVIIGYNFSSKGSDKDHPYGHERLECIAALFLAAILFATGVGIGIEGINKILQGNYGNLAIPGAIALVAAVISIAFKEWMFWYTRHAAKKINSSSLMADAWHHRSDALSSVGSFIGIFGARLGFPILDPIASVIICLFILKAAFEIGRDAVDKLTDKACDDETINEMIKLIKAQSGVINIDEIKTRLFGNKIYVDVEISVDGNLTLNEAHDIAQNVHDAIESKFEHVKHCMVHVNPDTTNMTCHKKISQSAM; from the coding sequence ATGAAGAAAAAAACTGATAAACAAATTGCTATGCGAGTATCAGCCGTCTCAATCATTGGAAATATTGCACTTTCTGTTATTAAATTACTTGCTGGTATTGTAGCTAATTCAGGAGCTATGATTTCAGATGCGGTTCATTCAGCATCAGATGTTATTTCTACATTTGTTGTTATTATTGGATACAACTTCTCAAGTAAAGGTTCAGATAAAGATCATCCTTATGGTCATGAACGTTTAGAATGTATTGCAGCATTATTTTTAGCAGCCATTTTATTTGCAACCGGTGTTGGAATTGGAATAGAAGGAATAAACAAAATTCTTCAAGGAAATTATGGAAACTTAGCGATTCCGGGAGCTATTGCACTTGTTGCGGCAGTTATTTCAATCGCCTTTAAAGAATGGATGTTTTGGTATACAAGACACGCTGCTAAAAAAATTAATTCGAGCTCTTTAATGGCAGATGCATGGCATCACCGTTCAGATGCTTTATCATCGGTTGGAAGCTTTATTGGAATCTTTGGAGCCAGACTTGGATTTCCAATCCTTGATCCAATCGCCTCAGTTATTATTTGTTTATTTATTTTAAAAGCAGCTTTTGAAATCGGACGCGATGCTGTGGATAAATTGACGGATAAAGCCTGTGATGATGAAACCATTAATGAAATGATTAAGTTAATAAAAGCTCAATCAGGTGTTATTAATATAGATGAAATTAAAACACGATTATTTGGAAATAAAATTTATGTTGATGTTGAGATTAGTGTAGATGGAAATCTAACACTTAATGAAGCTCATGATATTGCACAAAATGTACATGATGCTATTGAATCTAAATTTGAACACGTCAAACATTGTATGGTGCATGTTAATCCAGATACAACAAATATGACGTGCCATAAAAAAATTTCTCAAAGTGCCATGTAA
- a CDS encoding GNAT family N-acetyltransferase, whose product MIKLKHLYIREATVTDVETLVVWWATGELMQHVGFPNGIRTNIEKLRTELEIQKEDIQPTSKRFMIVKNDGFSIGELSFHNLDLTNKSCEIGIKICELSEQGKGYGEEALRGFINYLFRTYELHRIELDTLLENKRAQHLYQKVGFKVVGVKRDVWLDPEGNYRSAMVMDLLRNDFY is encoded by the coding sequence ATGATTAAATTGAAGCATCTTTATATTAGAGAAGCAACGGTTACTGATGTGGAAACACTTGTGGTATGGTGGGCGACTGGTGAACTGATGCAACATGTTGGCTTTCCCAATGGGATTAGAACAAATATTGAAAAGTTAAGAACAGAACTCGAAATTCAAAAAGAGGATATTCAACCAACAAGTAAAAGATTTATGATTGTGAAAAATGATGGTTTTTCAATTGGAGAACTATCCTTTCATAATTTAGATCTTACGAATAAAAGTTGCGAAATCGGAATTAAGATATGTGAGCTTAGCGAACAAGGAAAAGGATATGGAGAAGAAGCGCTTCGAGGTTTTATTAATTATCTTTTTAGGACGTATGAGCTTCATCGTATTGAGCTTGATACGTTACTTGAAAATAAACGAGCACAACATCTTTATCAAAAAGTTGGTTTTAAGGTAGTAGGAGTTAAACGTGATGTTTGGCTTGATCCAGAAGGGAATTATCGAAGTGCTATGGTGATGGATTTATTAAGAAATGACTTCTATTAA
- the rpiA gene encoding ribose 5-phosphate isomerase A encodes MKVDIKQKCAKEALKLIPKSGVIGLGGGSTISYLIDEIKENKLNVQIVTPSVKTKMLCLEKELTVLDPMAIHQIDIAFDGCDEVDANFNALKSGGGIHTREKLIASMSKDYVLLIDETKFSEVLTFKHPVVLEVLESAISYVQYEVLKLGGVPVMRHSSAKDGFTITENGHYLMDVTFSQVSDIKELNVKLNEICGVIGTSLFTKEVTKVLIVDQLMAKEC; translated from the coding sequence ATGAAAGTGGATATTAAACAAAAATGTGCTAAAGAAGCATTGAAGCTAATTCCTAAGTCAGGGGTTATCGGACTTGGTGGTGGAAGTACGATTAGTTATTTAATTGATGAAATTAAGGAAAATAAATTGAACGTTCAAATTGTAACGCCTTCTGTAAAAACTAAAATGCTCTGTCTTGAAAAGGAATTAACCGTCCTTGATCCTATGGCAATTCATCAAATTGATATTGCTTTTGATGGGTGTGATGAAGTAGATGCTAATTTTAATGCTTTAAAGAGTGGCGGTGGCATTCATACACGTGAAAAATTAATCGCATCGATGTCAAAAGACTACGTACTGTTAATTGATGAAACGAAGTTTAGTGAGGTTTTAACGTTTAAGCATCCAGTAGTTCTTGAAGTACTTGAATCAGCGATTTCTTATGTTCAATACGAGGTTTTAAAACTTGGAGGCGTTCCAGTGATGCGTCATTCAAGTGCAAAAGATGGATTTACGATTACGGAGAATGGTCATTATCTAATGGATGTGACGTTTTCTCAAGTATCAGATATTAAAGAGTTAAATGTAAAGTTAAATGAAATCTGTGGTGTGATTGGGACATCATTATTTACAAAAGAAGTGACTAAGGTTTTAATTGTGGATCAATTAATGGCAAAGGAGTGTTAA
- a CDS encoding Gfo/Idh/MocA family protein produces MKKLNWAILGPGLIATEFAQALLNVHGEIYAVGSRTLEKAEAFAKKYQVQKAYGSYDELLADSNVDVVYISTPHCNHYEYIMKSLHQNKHVLCEKAITVSSSELKEITELAATKNLVVSEAMTIYHMPLYEKLKQVVQTGKLGTLKMVNVSFGSCKEYDVTNRFFSPDLAGGALLDIGTYALSFARFFLSAQPHEVLTTVKKFETGVDEQSGIILKNDADEMAVVTLTMRAKMPKRGVVAGDLGFITVDNFPRATRAMITYLDGTTEVVEAGVEAKALEYEILDMENYILNNGGDDVLQLSVDVMDIMTDVRNQWGIKYPFEK; encoded by the coding sequence ATGAAAAAATTAAATTGGGCAATTTTAGGACCAGGATTAATTGCAACTGAGTTTGCACAAGCCTTACTAAATGTACATGGAGAAATTTATGCCGTTGGATCAAGGACGTTAGAAAAAGCAGAAGCGTTTGCTAAAAAATATCAGGTACAAAAAGCTTATGGAAGTTATGACGAACTATTAGCAGATTCAAATGTGGATGTTGTCTATATTTCAACCCCTCATTGTAATCACTATGAATATATTATGAAAAGTCTTCACCAAAATAAGCATGTGCTATGTGAGAAGGCCATTACGGTGAGTAGCTCAGAGTTAAAAGAAATTACTGAGTTGGCAGCCACTAAAAATTTAGTTGTTTCAGAAGCGATGACGATTTACCATATGCCTCTTTATGAAAAACTGAAACAAGTTGTACAGACCGGAAAATTAGGAACTTTAAAAATGGTCAATGTATCTTTTGGGAGTTGTAAGGAGTATGATGTGACGAATCGTTTCTTTAGCCCAGATCTTGCAGGGGGGGCATTACTTGATATTGGAACGTATGCTTTATCATTTGCTCGTTTCTTCTTATCAGCACAACCTCATGAAGTGTTAACGACAGTTAAAAAGTTTGAGACAGGTGTAGACGAGCAATCAGGAATCATTTTGAAAAATGATGCAGATGAGATGGCGGTCGTGACATTAACGATGCGTGCTAAGATGCCAAAGCGTGGTGTGGTAGCAGGAGATTTAGGATTTATAACAGTTGATAACTTCCCACGTGCAACACGTGCCATGATTACGTATCTTGATGGAACAACAGAGGTTGTTGAAGCGGGAGTCGAGGCAAAGGCGCTTGAATATGAAATCTTAGATATGGAAAACTATATTTTAAATAACGGTGGAGATGATGTTCTTCAGTTATCAGTAGATGTGATGGATATTATGACTGATGTCAGAAATCAATGGGGAATTAAATATCCATTTGAAAAATAA
- a CDS encoding MurR/RpiR family transcriptional regulator, producing the protein MTKNVLDKIFAVYDDLYEAEKKIATYILNNQEQVIEMTVSSLASASGASEATIIRFCKKCGYKGFHDLKMNIAKQMMNSGSVNSNDLNVSNLKQSLKNILDNKVDELTQTISLMDEKTVESVLDLLEKARVVQFAAVGNTIPVALDAAYKFNQIGISAVATPIHETQLALTYTLTEQDIIIVISNSGASKDLVTLIDAAKKHNIKVVGITNHDNSPIAVLCDYHITTFSRERLFFNEYCFSRISAMTVIEVLFLLLTSKKRDAYQIMNQHEQAMADDKI; encoded by the coding sequence ATGACTAAAAATGTGTTAGATAAAATTTTTGCGGTGTATGATGATTTATATGAAGCAGAGAAAAAAATAGCAACATATATTTTAAACAACCAGGAACAAGTCATTGAGATGACCGTTTCTTCTTTAGCATCTGCGAGTGGAGCTAGTGAAGCAACCATTATCCGTTTTTGTAAAAAGTGCGGATATAAAGGATTTCATGATTTAAAGATGAATATTGCAAAACAAATGATGAATTCAGGTTCAGTTAATTCAAATGATTTGAATGTAAGTAATTTAAAACAATCACTAAAAAATATTTTAGATAATAAAGTAGATGAGCTAACTCAAACGATTTCTTTGATGGATGAAAAAACGGTTGAATCGGTCCTTGATTTATTAGAAAAAGCAAGAGTTGTACAATTTGCCGCTGTTGGAAATACGATTCCTGTTGCACTTGATGCAGCTTACAAATTTAATCAAATTGGAATTAGTGCGGTTGCCACGCCAATTCATGAAACACAACTTGCACTTACTTATACGTTAACAGAGCAAGATATTATTATTGTCATTTCAAATTCAGGAGCTTCAAAAGATTTAGTGACTCTTATTGATGCAGCTAAAAAACACAATATTAAAGTCGTTGGAATTACGAATCATGATAATTCTCCAATTGCTGTTCTTTGTGATTATCACATTACCACGTTCTCAAGAGAGCGTCTATTCTTCAATGAATACTGTTTCTCTCGCATATCTGCGATGACTGTCATTGAAGTGTTATTTCTTTTATTAACATCTAAAAAACGAGATGCCTATCAAATCATGAATCAACATGAGCAAGCAATGGCAGATGATAAAATATAA
- a CDS encoding DUF5780 domain-containing protein, with translation MNIFTMINGWGSAIKCSTRIPNFNFKNIIFEKNRPDLEETTLVQSSFDNLLMQLPVTIIKTKHIVRDKQCKHLYPDMLQAMIKNKTSVKIKDVVVAFVAWDKDNSPVKIKESIDFGDGAYIKTVNYTDINLIPGGIFKGQRGLEIDESCEINTFKSIVLSYTNYKEETWINPQFEKFCSLYEGKQLN, from the coding sequence TTGAATATTTTTACTATGATAAATGGATGGGGATCCGCAATCAAATGTAGTACCAGGATTCCAAATTTTAATTTTAAAAATATAATTTTTGAAAAAAACAGACCAGATTTAGAAGAAACTACATTAGTACAATCATCATTTGATAATTTATTAATGCAATTACCTGTAACAATTATTAAAACAAAACATATTGTTAGAGATAAACAATGCAAGCATCTATATCCTGATATGTTACAGGCGATGATTAAAAATAAGACGTCTGTAAAGATTAAAGATGTTGTTGTAGCCTTTGTCGCATGGGATAAAGACAATAGTCCGGTTAAAATAAAAGAAAGTATTGACTTTGGTGACGGGGCTTATATTAAAACAGTTAACTATACAGATATTAATTTAATTCCTGGTGGAATATTTAAAGGCCAAAGAGGATTAGAAATTGATGAAAGTTGTGAAATAAACACATTCAAATCCATTGTTTTATCGTACACCAATTATAAAGAAGAAACATGGATTAATCCACAATTTGAAAAATTCTGCAGTCTTTATGAAGGAAAACAATTGAATTAA
- a CDS encoding 5-methyltetrahydropteroyltriglutamate--homocysteine S-methyltransferase codes for MGIKGESRHVAPFRAEVVGSFLRPDSIKEARKLHQSGFLSDDELRDIENDEIKKLVQKQKDAGLQFVTDGEFRRAWWHLDFLEGLDGVTKYEVEEGYHFHDVDTKAETVYVSGKLDFTNHPMLEDFKFLKSIAGDHVAKMTIPSPSMLYMVGALIDSRYNENPVYESNEALRADIVKTYRKAVAAFYDLGCRYLQLDDTSWGVFASKEYRQGYIDQGIDVDELCFDCVNLINDIIGDRPDDLKIGLHVCHGNFRSSWFSSGGYEPVAKILFGNAKVDAFFLEYDTDRNGDFAPLRFIQDQFVVLGLITTKHAELENQDLIIERIKEASQYVDINKLCLSPQCGFASTEEGNLITHEDQWNKLKLVVDSANKVWGNLNLA; via the coding sequence ATGGGTATTAAAGGAGAATCACGTCATGTAGCACCATTTAGAGCGGAGGTTGTAGGAAGCTTTTTACGACCAGATAGTATTAAGGAAGCCCGTAAATTACATCAGTCTGGATTTTTATCTGATGATGAGTTACGCGATATTGAGAATGATGAGATTAAAAAATTAGTTCAAAAACAAAAGGACGCAGGGTTACAGTTTGTAACTGATGGAGAATTTAGACGTGCTTGGTGGCACTTAGATTTCCTAGAAGGATTAGATGGCGTAACAAAGTATGAGGTAGAAGAAGGTTATCATTTTCATGATGTGGATACAAAGGCTGAAACAGTTTATGTATCTGGTAAATTAGATTTTACTAATCATCCTATGCTTGAAGATTTTAAGTTTTTAAAATCAATAGCAGGTGATCATGTTGCCAAAATGACGATTCCATCACCAAGTATGCTTTATATGGTAGGAGCACTTATTGACTCAAGATATAATGAAAATCCAGTTTATGAAAGTAATGAAGCATTACGTGCAGATATTGTGAAGACGTATCGCAAGGCGGTTGCAGCATTTTATGACTTAGGGTGTCGTTATTTGCAGTTAGATGATACGAGCTGGGGTGTGTTTGCGTCAAAAGAGTATCGTCAAGGTTACATTGATCAAGGAATTGATGTAGATGAGTTATGCTTTGATTGTGTAAATCTGATTAATGATATTATTGGGGATCGTCCTGATGATTTAAAAATTGGGCTTCATGTTTGTCATGGGAATTTCCGTTCTTCTTGGTTTTCATCAGGTGGTTATGAGCCTGTTGCCAAAATCTTATTTGGCAATGCGAAAGTAGATGCGTTCTTCCTTGAATATGATACAGACCGTAACGGTGATTTTGCTCCTTTGCGTTTCATCCAAGACCAATTTGTTGTTCTTGGACTTATTACAACGAAACATGCCGAACTTGAAAATCAAGATTTAATTATTGAAAGAATCAAAGAAGCATCTCAATATGTGGATATTAATAAGTTATGTTTAAGTCCGCAGTGTGGATTTGCCTCAACTGAAGAAGGAAATCTTATTACACATGAGGATCAGTGGAACAAATTAAAACTAGTTGTGGATAGTGCGAACAAAGTTTGGGGAAATCTCAACCTAGCTTAG
- a CDS encoding ABC transporter ATP-binding protein: MLELQNVTKRYGKKTVLDDVSIQFKKGEITCLLGLNGVGKSTTMKAIMRLVPISKGKILVDGEPITQQNINKIAYIPDIPIHDLGWTIPQNLSFAQVFYKNFNLEKAERMLKFFKVPTDKKLKELSKGNLARFNIIVGMCQDAPYLLLDEPFSGIDVFTRQSFINLLKSEFLEDGQTVIITTHEIDEIQDIADHIVLLEDGQVFASFSKEEAQNEGLSIVDKMRTLYSEV; the protein is encoded by the coding sequence ATGCTAGAACTTCAAAATGTCACAAAGCGTTATGGTAAAAAAACAGTTTTAGATGATGTATCCATTCAATTTAAAAAGGGTGAAATTACTTGTTTACTGGGATTGAATGGTGTTGGAAAAAGTACAACGATGAAAGCAATTATGCGATTAGTTCCTATTTCAAAGGGGAAAATCCTAGTAGATGGAGAGCCTATTACACAACAAAACATTAATAAAATTGCTTATATTCCAGATATTCCAATTCATGATTTAGGATGGACGATTCCACAGAACTTAAGTTTTGCACAAGTCTTTTATAAAAACTTTAACCTCGAAAAAGCAGAACGTATGTTAAAGTTTTTCAAGGTTCCAACGGATAAAAAACTAAAAGAATTATCAAAAGGTAATTTAGCACGTTTTAATATCATTGTTGGGATGTGCCAAGACGCTCCTTATTTATTACTCGATGAACCTTTCAGTGGAATCGATGTTTTCACACGCCAGTCGTTTATCAATCTTTTAAAGTCAGAATTCTTAGAAGACGGTCAAACAGTCATTATTACGACGCATGAAATTGATGAAATTCAAGATATTGCTGATCATATCGTCTTGCTTGAAGACGGTCAAGTCTTTGCAAGCTTCTCAAAAGAAGAAGCTCAAAACGAAGGTTTAAGCATTGTGGATAAAATGCGAACTTTATATAGTGAGGTATAG
- a CDS encoding deoxynucleoside kinase, translated as MLITIGAMIGAGKTSLATLVADHFNSDVFFESVDDNPILPLFYTSTEEEIQANRYPFLLQLWFLNTRFKSIKEALIQDNNVLDRSIYEDWYFGATCC; from the coding sequence ATGTTGATTACTATTGGAGCGATGATTGGTGCAGGTAAAACAAGCTTAGCCACACTTGTTGCAGATCATTTCAATTCAGATGTATTTTTTGAAAGTGTTGATGATAATCCGATTCTACCGTTATTTTATACGTCAACAGAAGAAGAGATTCAAGCGAATCGATATCCATTTTTATTGCAGTTATGGTTTTTAAATACTCGTTTTAAAAGTATTAAAGAGGCTTTAATACAAGATAATAATGTACTAGACCGTAGTATTTATGAAGATTGGTATTTTGGTGCGACTTGTTGCTAG
- the ltrA gene encoding group II intron reverse transcriptase/maturase produces the protein MTTKILKKQKLRNNEYYDIQDVFDSLYSESLENKNFTKLMELITNRENILLAYRNIKKNKGSMTKGTDGRDITFYSNMPQDVFVKHIQNMFRNYHPKSVRRVEIPKPNGKMRPLGIPCMGDRIVQQCIKQVLEPICEAKFHKHSYGFRPNRSTHHAISRSMSLINMNKLHYVVDIDIKGFFDNVNHSKLKKQMWKLGIQDKNLISIIDKILKSEIDTVGVPTKGTPQGGILSPLLSNIVLNELDWWISSQWESFQTDHDYTSIRKNGYVDQSNKYKTMKTTNLKEIWLVRYADDFKIFCRDYETANKIYIATKQWLKERLSLEISEDKSKITNLKTNYTEFLGFKLMAKPKKGKYVCQSRISEKAQDSVTTKLKHQIVYMRSNYESKQVNKLNAMILGVHNYYKIATNVSLDFNKINYLTSITLHNRLKQVISDKPSTSKAFKKFYGKYKGKIRTISNVSIYPINGISTSPPMNFTQEICNYTVTGRALVHKKLNNDYHLLVRYLLNNVRDCESTEYSDNRISLMIAQKGNCGVTGEPLNVCDMQCHHKLPKSQGGTDAYKNLIWVNEDIHKLIHATKEETINKYLHKLKLNEKSLEKLNSLREQVGNLTI, from the coding sequence TTGACAACTAAAATCTTAAAGAAACAGAAACTCAGGAACAACGAGTATTACGATATACAAGATGTTTTTGACAGCTTATACAGTGAGTCTCTAGAAAACAAAAACTTCACTAAACTTATGGAGTTAATTACAAATAGAGAAAATATCTTATTAGCATACAGAAACATCAAAAAGAATAAAGGTTCAATGACTAAGGGAACAGATGGCAGAGACATAACGTTCTACAGTAATATGCCACAAGATGTGTTTGTAAAACATATCCAAAATATGTTCCGAAATTATCATCCTAAAAGTGTTAGAAGAGTCGAAATCCCTAAACCAAATGGTAAAATGAGACCTCTAGGGATACCATGTATGGGGGACAGAATTGTACAACAATGTATCAAACAAGTTCTTGAACCTATATGTGAAGCCAAATTCCACAAACACAGTTACGGATTCAGACCGAATAGGTCGACACATCATGCTATATCAAGAAGTATGTCTTTAATAAATATGAACAAACTTCACTATGTGGTTGATATTGATATAAAAGGTTTCTTTGATAACGTAAATCACAGTAAATTAAAGAAGCAAATGTGGAAATTAGGAATACAGGATAAAAACCTAATCTCTATAATTGATAAAATTCTTAAATCAGAAATCGATACTGTTGGAGTTCCAACAAAAGGCACTCCACAGGGAGGTATTTTATCGCCACTTCTCTCTAACATAGTTCTTAATGAACTTGACTGGTGGATAAGTAGTCAATGGGAATCATTTCAGACAGACCATGACTACACAAGCATTAGAAAGAATGGATATGTAGACCAATCCAACAAATACAAAACAATGAAAACCACTAACTTAAAAGAGATATGGCTCGTGAGGTATGCAGATGACTTTAAAATATTCTGTAGAGACTATGAAACTGCTAACAAGATATATATAGCAACCAAACAATGGTTGAAAGAAAGACTCAGTTTAGAGATAAGTGAAGATAAATCGAAAATTACTAATCTCAAAACAAATTATACCGAATTTCTAGGTTTCAAACTAATGGCTAAACCAAAGAAAGGGAAATATGTATGTCAAAGTAGAATATCTGAAAAGGCACAAGATAGTGTAACTACAAAATTAAAACATCAGATAGTCTACATGAGAAGTAATTATGAATCTAAACAAGTAAACAAACTAAATGCTATGATTCTAGGAGTTCACAACTACTATAAGATAGCAACAAATGTCAGTTTAGACTTCAATAAAATAAATTACTTAACATCAATAACCTTACACAACAGATTAAAACAAGTAATTTCTGACAAACCTTCAACTTCCAAAGCTTTCAAAAAGTTTTATGGTAAGTATAAAGGAAAGATAAGAACAATTAGTAATGTAAGTATATATCCTATCAACGGAATATCTACATCACCACCAATGAACTTCACTCAAGAGATTTGCAACTATACAGTTACAGGTAGAGCGTTAGTGCATAAGAAGTTAAACAACGATTATCATCTTCTAGTCAGATACCTACTAAACAACGTTAGAGATTGTGAATCCACTGAATACAGTGACAACAGAATATCACTAATGATAGCACAAAAAGGTAATTGTGGTGTGACAGGAGAACCTCTTAACGTATGCGATATGCAATGTCATCATAAACTTCCTAAATCACAGGGAGGAACGGATGCGTATAAAAACCTAATATGGGTTAATGAAGATATACACAAATTGATACACGCAACTAAAGAGGAAACAATAAATAAATACTTACATAAACTAAAACTTAACGAGAAAAGTCTTGAGAAACTTAATTCTTTAAGAGAACAAGTTGGAAATTTAACTATTTAA
- a CDS encoding deoxynucleoside kinase gives MEITSKSYLSLSKVNKDLGRISDLEFSLYESLLNNMMEELNEIPKKSPDLMIYLSGSFETILNRIKKRGREYELDEGLVSYYYELWKGYDQWIYEHYKASEVLVINIDEFDYVNNEEHKMKVLSMIEEKLKEIRSL, from the coding sequence ATGGAGATAACATCAAAGTCTTACCTATCACTATCTAAAGTTAATAAAGATTTAGGTCGTATTTCAGATTTAGAATTCAGTTTATATGAGAGTCTTTTAAATAATATGATGGAAGAATTAAACGAAATTCCAAAAAAATCACCAGATTTAATGATTTATTTATCGGGAAGTTTCGAAACTATTTTAAATCGTATTAAAAAACGTGGGCGTGAGTATGAATTAGATGAAGGATTAGTATCCTACTATTATGAGTTATGGAAAGGATACGATCAATGGATTTACGAGCATTATAAAGCAAGTGAAGTTCTTGTAATTAATATCGATGAATTTGACTATGTGAATAATGAAGAACATAAAATGAAAGTTTTATCCATGATTGAAGAGAAATTAAAAGAAATTAGAAGTTTATAA
- a CDS encoding NupC/NupG family nucleoside CNT transporter, producing the protein MNILFSILALVCLLGIAFILSTDKKSIKVQTVVMGLLLQIILIFFVIKVPVGQVILENLAMGVNSIVQMGMEGVNFVFGGISDSYVFAINVLSLIVFTSALISVLYFLKVIPFLVKYVGKSVAKLMGTTDVETFAAVGNCFLSGTESPLLIKPYLPKLTKSELFAVMVGGFGSASASILAGYALMGIDMRYLLIAVFTVPFSTLMVSKIMVPETEQSLTENAEVSGSESDSLFEAISEGTGNGLGLALNVGASLIAFVGLIAVINAFLGLFDTNLSQLFGYVFLPFAYLFHVPSNEAFTFATLVGTKFGINEFVAYGDMVNVMGALSPRTNAILAVVLCNFANISSIGIQVGGFNSFAPTRKKEVAKLGFKALICGTIATLTTGAILGMFI; encoded by the coding sequence ATGAATATTTTGTTTAGTATATTAGCACTAGTATGTTTACTAGGAATTGCATTTATTTTATCAACAGATAAGAAAAGTATTAAAGTTCAAACGGTTGTAATGGGATTATTATTACAAATTATTTTGATTTTCTTCGTTATTAAAGTACCAGTTGGACAAGTGATTTTAGAAAATTTAGCAATGGGTGTAAATTCTATTGTTCAAATGGGAATGGAAGGAGTTAATTTCGTTTTCGGTGGAATTTCAGATAGTTACGTTTTTGCAATTAATGTCTTATCATTAATCGTCTTTACATCAGCTCTAATTTCAGTTCTATATTTCTTAAAAGTTATCCCATTTTTAGTTAAATATGTTGGAAAAAGTGTTGCCAAATTAATGGGAACAACAGATGTTGAGACATTTGCAGCTGTTGGAAATTGTTTCTTGAGTGGAACAGAGTCTCCGTTATTAATCAAACCATATCTTCCAAAATTAACAAAATCTGAATTGTTTGCTGTAATGGTTGGAGGATTTGGTTCAGCATCAGCTAGCATCTTAGCAGGATATGCATTAATGGGAATTGATATGAGATACTTATTAATTGCTGTATTTACAGTTCCATTTAGTACATTAATGGTTTCTAAAATTATGGTTCCTGAAACGGAACAATCATTAACAGAAAATGCAGAAGTATCCGGATCTGAATCTGATAGTTTATTCGAAGCAATTTCTGAGGGAACAGGAAATGGATTAGGATTAGCTTTAAATGTAGGGGCAAGTTTAATTGCCTTCGTTGGATTAATTGCAGTTATTAATGCCTTCTTAGGATTATTCGATACAAATCTTTCACAGTTATTCGGATATGTTTTCCTACCATTTGCGTATTTATTTCATGTACCCTCAAATGAGGCTTTCACATTTGCTACATTAGTTGGAACAAAGTTTGGTATCAATGAGTTTGTTGCTTATGGAGACATGGTTAATGTTATGGGAGCATTATCACCTCGTACAAACGCTATTTTGGCTGTTGTATTATGTAACTTTGCTAACATTTCATCAATTGGAATTCAAGTTGGAGGATTCAATTCCTTCGCCCCAACACGTAAAAAAGAAGTTGCTAAATTAGGATTTAAAGCATTAATTTGTGGAACAATCGCTACGTTAACAACAGGAGCGATTTTAGGAATGTTTATTTAA